From a region of the Nocardioides ginsengisegetis genome:
- a CDS encoding WXG100 family type VII secretion target, whose product MSGFDVDLDELRRVVARVDACETAFEEIATDLAARVAALHGTWEGLAADAHLTAQARWEHGFARMREALRALHAAASGAEANYADAAATNQRMWEQVT is encoded by the coding sequence ATGAGCGGCTTCGACGTCGACCTCGACGAGCTGCGTCGGGTCGTGGCCCGGGTCGACGCCTGCGAGACGGCCTTCGAGGAGATCGCCACCGACCTCGCCGCCCGGGTCGCCGCCCTCCACGGCACCTGGGAGGGGCTCGCCGCCGATGCTCACCTGACCGCCCAGGCCCGGTGGGAGCACGGCTTCGCCCGGATGCGCGAGGCCCTGCGGGCCCTCCACGCCGCCGCGTCCGGGGCCGAGGCGAACTACGCCGACGCCGCCGCGACCAACCAGCGGATGTGGGAGCAGGTGACCTAG
- a CDS encoding glycoside hydrolase family 30 protein, whose amino-acid sequence MPVTHRPRSRRRTAFSLGLTATVALATLSGGCAATDPDSAPTFRDHPRSQHAQQHAHGREHGRRSGRQGGDVRSPHYPVNTGTFWVSSPTDASRRLLVEPGAAGPATATVSVDPGDPRQVWWGTGAALTDASVGLLRDRPDALRALYGAYASDGARLSMLRLPLSATDFSPEPWAWAWDGTRPSPPSQETAAVDLLRGQILGLRPGLKVVTAPWTAPATMKSNHSLRGGSLAAGAETPYADLLAAQNTWLKSQGVPVFATTVGNEPEWSSDYPSMRMSDDQLVQVGRAAGPRLHTLGVRLWALDHNWSDQPHAAASLQGAPAAYDGVAYHCYGGRPDAMAADPVPRMVTECTGTTDGWGGTFAWDARNLVADAVAAGSSGLMMWNLALDAAHGPVDTGSTYGCKNCRGLLTVTPDGVSREPEFFTLAHLSRAATPGARVVSSTSTPGLAVATFRNEDGSIGVFGHNATGTEQVVRIEVKGGATVSYRVRAGELFTYRSR is encoded by the coding sequence ATGCCTGTGACCCACCGGCCTCGGTCGCGTCGGCGTACGGCGTTCTCCCTCGGGCTCACCGCGACGGTGGCCCTCGCCACGCTCTCCGGCGGCTGTGCCGCCACCGACCCCGACTCGGCGCCGACCTTCCGCGACCACCCCCGCAGCCAGCACGCCCAGCAGCACGCCCACGGCCGTGAGCACGGTCGCCGCTCGGGACGGCAGGGCGGCGACGTCCGGTCCCCGCACTACCCCGTCAACACCGGCACCTTCTGGGTGTCCTCGCCCACGGACGCCTCGCGGCGGCTGCTCGTCGAGCCGGGCGCGGCCGGCCCAGCGACGGCCACCGTCTCGGTCGACCCGGGCGACCCCCGGCAGGTCTGGTGGGGCACGGGTGCCGCCCTGACCGACGCCTCCGTCGGCCTGCTGCGTGACCGCCCCGACGCGCTCCGCGCGCTCTACGGCGCCTACGCCTCCGACGGCGCCCGCCTCAGCATGCTCCGCCTGCCGCTCTCGGCGACCGACTTCTCCCCGGAGCCGTGGGCCTGGGCCTGGGACGGCACCCGCCCCTCACCGCCCAGCCAGGAGACCGCGGCCGTCGACCTGCTCCGCGGCCAGATCCTGGGGCTCCGGCCCGGGCTCAAGGTGGTCACGGCGCCGTGGACGGCGCCGGCCACGATGAAGTCCAACCACTCCCTGCGCGGCGGCAGCCTCGCGGCCGGCGCCGAGACGCCGTACGCCGACCTGCTGGCCGCCCAGAACACCTGGCTCAAGAGCCAGGGGGTGCCCGTGTTCGCGACCACCGTGGGCAACGAGCCCGAGTGGAGCAGCGACTACCCCTCGATGCGGATGAGCGACGACCAGCTCGTGCAGGTCGGACGCGCCGCGGGGCCGCGGCTGCACACGCTCGGCGTTCGGCTCTGGGCGCTGGACCACAACTGGTCCGACCAGCCGCACGCCGCGGCCTCGCTGCAGGGGGCGCCGGCGGCCTACGACGGCGTGGCCTACCACTGCTACGGCGGCCGGCCGGACGCGATGGCCGCCGACCCGGTGCCGCGGATGGTGACCGAGTGCACCGGCACGACCGACGGCTGGGGCGGCACGTTCGCCTGGGACGCCCGCAACCTGGTCGCCGACGCGGTGGCGGCCGGCTCGTCGGGGCTGATGATGTGGAACCTCGCGCTCGACGCCGCGCACGGGCCGGTCGACACGGGATCGACGTACGGCTGCAAGAACTGCCGGGGCCTGCTGACCGTGACCCCGGACGGGGTCAGCCGCGAGCCGGAGTTCTTCACGCTGGCGCACCTGTCCCGGGCCGCGACGCCGGGGGCCCGGGTCGTGTCCTCGACGTCGACGCCGGGGCTGGCCGTGGCGACGTTCAGGAACGAGGATGGGTCGATCGGTGTGTTCGGCCACAACGCGACGGGGACCGAGCAGGTCGTGCGCATCGAGGTGAAGGGCGGCGCGACGGTCTCCTACCGGGTCCGTGCCGGGGAGCTGTTCACCTACCGATCGCGCTGA
- a CDS encoding gluconokinase, translating to MSHPLLVVMGVSGSGKSTVGAALAQRLGVPFEDADDLHPAANIAKMSAGQPLDDRDREPWLERIGEWLATRADGGVVSCSALKRSYRDHLRRHVPALEFVHLEGSHEVIARRQASRPGHFMPASLLASQFATLEPLEADERGIVVDVDQSVDAIVEQAVTRITATPGTAPTPDEEN from the coding sequence ATGTCCCACCCGCTCCTGGTCGTCATGGGTGTCTCGGGCTCCGGCAAGTCCACGGTCGGCGCCGCGCTGGCGCAGCGGCTCGGCGTGCCCTTCGAGGACGCCGACGACCTACACCCCGCGGCCAACATCGCCAAGATGAGCGCCGGCCAGCCGCTCGACGACCGCGACCGCGAGCCCTGGCTCGAGCGGATCGGGGAGTGGCTGGCGACCCGGGCGGACGGCGGGGTCGTGAGCTGTTCGGCCCTCAAGCGGAGCTACCGCGACCACCTGCGGCGGCACGTGCCGGCGCTGGAGTTCGTGCACCTGGAGGGCTCCCACGAGGTCATTGCCCGCCGCCAGGCCAGCCGTCCCGGCCACTTCATGCCCGCCTCGCTGCTGGCCTCCCAGTTCGCCACCCTCGAGCCGCTCGAGGCCGACGAGCGCGGCATCGTCGTCGACGTGGACCAGAGCGTCGACGCGATCGTCGAGCAGGCCGTCACCCGCATCACCGCCACCCCCGGCACCGCCCCCACCCCCGATGAGGAGAACTGA
- a CDS encoding alpha/beta fold hydrolase, whose translation MHAEPRLLDTRVPARPEGAVLLLHGGAQRPGRPQVSPTQLSVLRMIPIAGRVARAGRGRLAVFRLLNSHRGWDASHTPVDDVAWALDRVRERLGDVPTSLVGHSLGGRAALLAGHHDGVRSVVALNPWLYPDDDADLSGRRVLFVHGTADRIAAPGDAARVARRIGQRADVGYVAVPGARHAMLRQGSFFERAAARFATATLLGERERIRQSDPVSRVLRGEQWVTAW comes from the coding sequence GTGCACGCCGAACCCCGACTCCTCGACACCCGGGTGCCCGCGCGACCGGAGGGCGCCGTACTCCTCCTGCACGGTGGCGCCCAGCGCCCCGGCCGGCCGCAGGTGAGCCCGACCCAGCTCTCCGTGCTCCGGATGATCCCGATCGCCGGGCGTGTGGCGCGGGCCGGACGGGGGCGGCTGGCGGTCTTCCGGCTGCTCAACTCCCACCGCGGCTGGGACGCCTCCCACACGCCCGTCGACGACGTGGCCTGGGCGCTGGACCGGGTCCGCGAGCGGCTCGGCGACGTCCCCACCAGCCTGGTCGGGCACTCGCTCGGCGGCCGCGCGGCGCTGCTCGCGGGCCACCACGACGGCGTCCGCAGCGTGGTCGCGCTCAACCCGTGGCTCTACCCCGACGACGACGCCGACCTGAGCGGCCGCCGGGTGCTGTTCGTGCACGGCACGGCCGACCGGATCGCCGCCCCCGGCGACGCCGCCCGGGTGGCGCGGCGGATCGGGCAGCGCGCCGACGTCGGGTACGTCGCCGTGCCCGGCGCCCGCCACGCGATGCTCCGTCAGGGCTCGTTCTTCGAGCGCGCTGCCGCCCGGTTCGCGACCGCGACGCTGCTGGGGGAGCGGGAGCGGATCCGGCAGTCGGACCCCGTCTCGCGGGTCCTGCGCGGCGAGCAGTGGGTGACAGCTTGGTGA
- a CDS encoding alpha/beta fold hydrolase, with protein sequence MTDDGYIDVRTHDGRTLEVLVGGEPDGFPLLYHSGSPSAAVHSDAWDGTARDLGLRLVTYSRPGYGRSTPRPAVGAAQVKDDVLDMAAILDHLAIDEFVTIGHSGGGPRALAAAALLGDQCRGAVSLAGVAPPDAEGLDWTAGMAAENVEEYDTARRGPEAYRALLERAYPPMFAASADEIAAAFGGLVTEVDRAAITGELAEELARSFHHAGAQGVAGALEDGLTIMAPWGFDLAEIDVPVAIWQGRQDAMVPYAHGAWLAAHVPTAQPHLFEDEGHLSLVAQLERILDDLIDIAGLA encoded by the coding sequence ATGACCGACGACGGCTACATCGACGTCCGCACCCACGACGGCCGCACCCTGGAGGTGCTGGTGGGCGGCGAGCCGGACGGCTTCCCGCTGCTCTACCACTCCGGCTCGCCGTCCGCGGCCGTGCACAGCGACGCCTGGGACGGCACCGCCCGGGACCTGGGCCTGCGGCTGGTGACCTACTCCCGGCCGGGCTACGGCCGGTCCACGCCGCGGCCGGCGGTCGGTGCGGCCCAGGTCAAGGACGACGTCCTGGACATGGCCGCCATCCTCGACCACCTCGCGATCGACGAGTTCGTGACCATCGGCCACTCCGGAGGCGGCCCGCGGGCGCTGGCGGCGGCCGCGCTGCTCGGCGACCAGTGCCGCGGCGCGGTGTCCCTGGCCGGGGTCGCCCCGCCGGACGCGGAGGGCCTGGACTGGACGGCGGGGATGGCCGCGGAGAACGTCGAGGAGTACGACACGGCCCGCCGCGGTCCCGAGGCCTACCGGGCACTGCTCGAGCGGGCCTATCCGCCGATGTTCGCGGCCTCCGCCGACGAGATCGCGGCGGCGTTCGGTGGCCTGGTCACCGAGGTGGACCGGGCCGCGATCACCGGCGAGCTGGCCGAGGAGCTCGCCCGCTCCTTCCACCACGCCGGCGCGCAGGGCGTGGCCGGCGCGCTGGAGGACGGGCTGACCATCATGGCGCCGTGGGGCTTCGACCTCGCGGAGATCGACGTCCCGGTGGCGATCTGGCAGGGCCGCCAGGACGCGATGGTCCCATACGCGCACGGGGCCTGGCTGGCGGCGCACGTCCCGACCGCCCAGCCGCACCTCTTCGAGGACGAGGGGCACCTCTCGCTGGTCGCCCAGCTCGAGCGGATCCTCGACGACCTCATCGACATCGCGGGTCTCGCCTGA
- the glgA gene encoding glycogen synthase, whose translation MRVDVLSKEYPPEIYGGAGVHVAELVRALRRRSDLETRVHAFGAPRDEALTSSYADHAELASANGALKTLGVDLSIADGCAGTDLVHSHTWYANFAGHLASLLYGVPHVISAHSLEPMRPWKAEQLGGGYAVSSWVEKTSYLAASTVIAVSSAMRDDVLRSYPDIDPGKVQVVHNGIDTDDWAPVHDPDRVRSHGVDPDRPSVVFVGRITRQKGLPLFLRAVAQLPPDVQIVLCAGAPDTPEIEAEVVALVDGLKQTRQGVVWIREMLPRPDVVALLTNATAFVCPSIYEPLGIVNLEAMACETAVVATATGGIPEVVVHGETGLLVPIEQATDGTGTPLDPDQYVADFAAALNEVVSDPERAAALGKAGRQRAIDAFSWGAIAERTVEVYRSVSG comes from the coding sequence GTGCGAGTCGACGTGTTGTCCAAGGAGTACCCACCCGAGATCTACGGCGGCGCGGGGGTGCACGTCGCCGAGCTCGTCCGGGCGCTCCGGCGCCGCTCCGACCTCGAGACCCGGGTCCACGCGTTCGGCGCGCCGCGCGACGAGGCGCTGACGTCGTCGTACGCCGACCACGCCGAGCTCGCCTCGGCCAACGGGGCCCTCAAGACGCTGGGCGTCGACCTGTCGATCGCCGACGGCTGCGCCGGCACCGACCTGGTCCACTCCCACACCTGGTACGCCAACTTCGCCGGCCACCTCGCCTCCCTGCTGTACGGCGTCCCGCACGTCATCAGCGCGCACTCGCTGGAGCCGATGCGACCGTGGAAGGCCGAGCAGCTCGGCGGCGGCTACGCCGTCTCGTCGTGGGTGGAGAAGACCTCCTACCTCGCCGCGTCGACCGTGATCGCGGTGTCCTCGGCGATGCGCGACGATGTGCTGCGCTCCTACCCCGACATCGACCCCGGCAAGGTCCAGGTCGTGCACAACGGCATCGACACCGACGACTGGGCGCCGGTCCACGACCCCGACCGGGTGCGGTCGCACGGCGTCGACCCCGACCGCCCGTCGGTGGTGTTCGTCGGCCGGATCACCCGCCAGAAGGGGCTGCCGCTGTTCCTGCGGGCGGTGGCGCAGCTGCCCCCCGACGTCCAGATCGTGCTGTGCGCCGGCGCCCCGGACACCCCCGAGATCGAGGCCGAGGTGGTCGCCCTGGTCGACGGGCTCAAGCAGACCCGGCAGGGCGTCGTGTGGATCCGCGAGATGCTGCCGCGGCCCGACGTGGTCGCGCTGCTGACCAACGCCACGGCGTTCGTGTGCCCCTCGATCTACGAGCCGCTCGGCATCGTCAACCTCGAGGCGATGGCCTGTGAGACGGCCGTCGTGGCCACCGCGACCGGCGGCATCCCGGAGGTCGTCGTGCACGGCGAGACGGGGCTGCTGGTGCCGATCGAGCAGGCCACCGACGGCACCGGCACGCCGCTGGACCCCGACCAGTACGTCGCCGACTTCGCCGCCGCGCTGAACGAGGTCGTCTCCGACCCCGAGCGCGCGGCGGCGTTGGGCAAGGCGGGCCGGCAGCGGGCGATCGACGCGTTCAGCTGGGGCGCGATCGCCGAGCGGACCGTCGAGGTCTACCGCTCGGTCAGCGGCTGA
- a CDS encoding WXG100 family type VII secretion target, with amino-acid sequence MTIALDHTAFDTGVSDVRTASLDLDERRRRLDRDVTGLIDGAWTGAAATAFGEAWTEWCEGADEAIAALAGMAELLDAAHGALVRQDDASVDRTTRLAARLGGL; translated from the coding sequence ATGACCATCGCCCTGGACCACACCGCCTTCGACACGGGCGTGTCCGACGTCCGCACCGCGTCCCTCGACCTCGACGAGCGGCGACGGCGGCTCGACCGGGACGTCACGGGACTGATCGACGGCGCCTGGACCGGCGCGGCCGCGACCGCGTTCGGCGAGGCCTGGACCGAGTGGTGCGAGGGCGCCGACGAGGCCATCGCGGCCCTGGCCGGGATGGCCGAGCTCCTCGACGCTGCCCACGGCGCGCTGGTCCGGCAGGACGATGCCTCGGTCGACCGGACCACGCGCCTCGCCGCGCGGCTGGGCGGGCTCTGA
- a CDS encoding FCD domain-containing protein, translating to MTTTPSTSPSLGQHAGVLDALGGRIASGELAAGQVVTLDGLCQAYAVSRSVAREAIRVLESMGLVASRRRVGITIQPRTRWNVFDPRVIRWRLDSDDRTEQLLSLSELRRGIEPVAAALAAERANPHQCRILAAAVSDMVVHGRDGDLDSYLLADTVFHRTLLEASGNEMLSALDSVVEEVLSGRTHHGMMPHRPNPEAIALHDEVARAVRLGDAEGAETAMRAIIAEAAAALREEQGDDQN from the coding sequence GTGACGACGACCCCATCAACCAGCCCTTCGCTCGGCCAGCACGCCGGCGTCCTGGACGCGCTGGGCGGCCGGATCGCGTCGGGTGAGCTCGCGGCCGGCCAGGTGGTCACCCTCGACGGCCTGTGCCAGGCGTACGCCGTCTCCCGCAGCGTGGCCCGCGAGGCGATCCGGGTCCTGGAGTCGATGGGGCTCGTGGCCTCGCGCCGACGCGTCGGCATCACCATCCAGCCGCGGACCCGCTGGAACGTCTTCGACCCGCGGGTCATCCGGTGGCGGCTGGACTCCGACGACCGGACCGAGCAGCTGCTCTCCCTCTCGGAGCTGCGGCGCGGCATCGAGCCGGTCGCGGCGGCGCTCGCGGCCGAGCGGGCCAACCCGCACCAGTGCCGGATCCTGGCGGCGGCGGTCTCCGACATGGTCGTCCACGGCCGCGACGGCGACCTGGACTCCTACCTCCTGGCCGACACGGTCTTCCACCGCACGCTGCTCGAGGCCAGCGGCAACGAGATGCTCAGCGCCCTGGACTCCGTCGTGGAGGAGGTCCTCAGCGGCCGGACCCACCACGGGATGATGCCGCACCGGCCGAACCCCGAGGCGATCGCGCTGCACGACGAGGTGGCCCGCGCCGTACGCCTCGGTGACGCCGAGGGCGCCGAGACGGCGATGCGCGCGATCATCGCCGAGGCCGCGGCCGCCCTGCGCGAGGAGCAGGGGGACGACCAGAACTGA
- a CDS encoding GntP family permease: protein MSALSAVLPLAAAPLVEPVASGAQLITAALVAIALIVVLITVAKVHPFLALTFGAITVGALAGQNVLPDADGLGVLTSFGSGFGATASGVGILIGLGAMFAKLLADSGGADQIVDTIVGHASPRTLPWAMALVGAIIGLPMFFEIGLVLLMPVIYLVARRAQVSLITVGIPALAGLSAMHGLVPPHPGPLTAIGYLGADLGVTLAMGVLVAIPTVIVSGPLFGRIAGRWVDVPAPHTFDADREADAQRPSFAVTMFSVLLPVVLMLGKALVDIFIDDSTQTFRQVFDLLGTPLVALLIAVVVAMFTLGRGAGMDRARVSKTLEGSLPAIAGIILIVAAGGGFKQVLVDTGIGTLLADWAADKNISVLLLAWVLAVLIRLATGSATVATITASSLMIGLVDGLSTGETSLVVLAVGAGSVFFSHVNDAGFWLVKEYFGLSVGQTLKTWSLMETILSVTGLVFVLLLGIVV, encoded by the coding sequence ATGTCCGCCCTGTCCGCCGTCCTGCCCCTGGCAGCCGCCCCGCTCGTCGAGCCGGTCGCGTCGGGTGCGCAGCTGATCACGGCCGCGCTCGTCGCCATCGCCCTGATCGTCGTGCTGATCACCGTCGCCAAGGTGCACCCCTTCCTGGCCCTGACCTTCGGCGCCATCACGGTCGGCGCGCTCGCCGGCCAGAACGTCCTGCCCGACGCCGACGGCCTCGGCGTGCTGACGTCCTTCGGCTCCGGCTTCGGCGCGACCGCCTCGGGCGTGGGCATCCTGATCGGCCTGGGCGCGATGTTCGCCAAGCTGCTCGCGGACTCCGGCGGCGCCGACCAGATCGTCGACACGATCGTCGGGCACGCCTCGCCGCGCACGCTGCCGTGGGCGATGGCCCTGGTCGGCGCGATCATCGGCCTGCCGATGTTCTTCGAGATCGGCCTCGTCCTGCTGATGCCGGTCATCTACCTCGTCGCCCGCCGCGCACAGGTCTCCCTGATCACCGTCGGCATCCCGGCGCTGGCCGGCCTGTCGGCCATGCACGGGCTGGTCCCGCCGCACCCCGGTCCGCTGACCGCGATCGGCTACCTCGGCGCCGACCTCGGCGTCACGCTCGCCATGGGCGTCCTCGTCGCGATCCCGACCGTGATCGTCTCCGGTCCGCTCTTCGGCCGGATCGCGGGCCGCTGGGTCGACGTCCCTGCTCCGCACACCTTCGACGCCGACCGTGAGGCCGACGCCCAGCGCCCGTCGTTCGCGGTCACGATGTTCAGCGTCCTGCTGCCGGTCGTGCTGATGCTCGGCAAGGCCCTCGTCGACATCTTCATCGATGACTCGACCCAGACCTTCCGCCAGGTCTTCGACCTGCTCGGCACGCCGCTCGTCGCGCTCCTGATCGCCGTCGTCGTCGCGATGTTCACCCTCGGCCGCGGCGCCGGCATGGACCGCGCCCGGGTCAGCAAGACCCTCGAGGGCTCGCTGCCCGCGATCGCCGGCATCATCCTGATCGTGGCCGCCGGCGGTGGCTTCAAGCAGGTGCTGGTCGACACCGGCATCGGCACCCTGCTGGCCGACTGGGCCGCCGACAAGAACATCTCGGTGCTCCTGCTCGCCTGGGTGCTCGCCGTCCTGATCCGCCTCGCCACCGGCTCGGCGACCGTCGCGACCATCACCGCGTCCTCGCTGATGATCGGCCTGGTCGACGGGCTCAGCACCGGCGAGACCTCGCTGGTGGTGCTCGCCGTCGGCGCCGGCTCGGTCTTCTTCAGCCACGTCAACGACGCCGGCTTCTGGCTCGTCAAGGAGTACTTCGGGCTGTCGGTCGGCCAGACCCTCAAGACCTGGTCGCTGATGGAGACGATCCTGTCGGTGACCGGCCTGGTGTTCGTGCTGCTGCTCGGGATCGTGGTCTAG
- a CDS encoding DUF2237 family protein yields MDPRQERPERPERPERNVLGGELQPCGTDPMTGFHRDGSCRCGPEDIGLHAVCAVMTREFLDHQRAVGNDLETPRPEFGFPGLVPGDRWCVVALRWLQAHQAGAAAPVVLSCTSERALEFIPLEMLQQHRVDVPEDASSLEE; encoded by the coding sequence ATGGACCCGCGTCAAGAGCGCCCCGAGCGCCCCGAGCGCCCCGAGCGCAACGTCCTCGGCGGCGAGCTGCAGCCGTGCGGCACCGACCCGATGACCGGCTTCCACCGCGACGGCAGCTGCCGCTGCGGCCCCGAGGACATCGGGCTGCACGCGGTCTGCGCGGTGATGACGCGGGAGTTCCTCGACCACCAGCGGGCGGTGGGCAACGACCTGGAGACGCCGCGACCGGAGTTCGGCTTCCCGGGGCTGGTGCCCGGCGACCGCTGGTGCGTGGTCGCGCTGCGCTGGCTGCAGGCGCACCAGGCGGGCGCGGCCGCCCCGGTGGTGCTGAGCTGCACCAGCGAGCGGGCACTGGAGTTCATCCCGCTGGAGATGCTCCAGCAGCACCGCGTCGACGTCCCGGAGGACGCCAGCTCCCTGGAGGAGTGA
- a CDS encoding DUF4234 domain-containing protein → MSETTPSEVPTGDVAAPAPAPSYGAPMTTPMTTPQAGMMPMGATSGAPGKVRSTGLCILLAIVTFGIYSLVWFYKTHDEMKRHSGQGMGGALALILAFFVGIVMPYLTSGEVGGLYERAGREKPVSAMTGLWYFPGAFILIGPLVWFVKTNGAVNDYWKSVGAA, encoded by the coding sequence ATGTCCGAGACAACTCCGTCCGAGGTCCCGACCGGGGACGTCGCCGCCCCCGCGCCCGCACCGTCGTACGGCGCCCCCATGACGACCCCCATGACCACCCCGCAGGCCGGGATGATGCCGATGGGCGCCACGTCCGGCGCGCCCGGCAAGGTCCGTTCGACCGGCCTGTGCATCCTGCTGGCGATCGTGACGTTCGGCATCTACTCGCTCGTGTGGTTCTACAAGACCCACGACGAGATGAAGCGCCACTCCGGGCAGGGCATGGGCGGCGCCCTCGCGCTGATCCTGGCGTTCTTCGTCGGCATCGTGATGCCCTACCTGACCTCGGGCGAGGTCGGCGGCCTCTACGAGCGCGCGGGCCGCGAGAAGCCCGTCTCCGCGATGACCGGCCTGTGGTACTTCCCCGGCGCCTTCATCCTGATCGGCCCGCTCGTGTGGTTCGTGAAGACCAACGGCGCAGTCAACGACTACTGGAAGTCCGTGGGCGCCGCCTGA
- the glgC gene encoding glucose-1-phosphate adenylyltransferase: MTASRKKVLAIVLAGGEGKRLMPLTADRAKPGVPFGGIYRLIDFALSNVVNSGYLQIVVLTQYKSHSLDRHVTQTWRMSTMLGNYVTPVPAQQRVGKHWYLGSADAIFQSLNLLRDEKPDIVVVVGADHVYRMDFSQMVDQHVESGAACTVAAIRQPIGMADQFGVIDVQPDDPRRIREFLEKPTDPVGLPDSPGEVLASMGNYVFDADALVEAVTRDATEAGSKHDMGGDIVPAFVRRDQAGVYDFKDNSVPGATARDRGYWRDVGTIGSYYAAHMDLVSPLPVFNLYNFDWPIFTSYGPQPPVKITPGEDGHASRTLESLLSPGVVISGGSVNRSVLSPAAFIGSGAEVTDAVLLNDVRIGAGAIVRNAILDKNVVVPPGARIGVDPEEDRARGFVVEDGLTILGKDQTYPSIVPA, encoded by the coding sequence ATGACCGCATCGCGCAAGAAGGTCCTGGCCATCGTCCTCGCCGGTGGAGAGGGGAAGCGGCTGATGCCGCTGACCGCCGACCGTGCCAAACCGGGTGTCCCGTTCGGAGGCATCTACCGCCTGATCGACTTCGCGCTCTCCAACGTCGTCAACTCCGGCTACCTCCAGATCGTCGTGCTCACGCAGTACAAGTCGCACAGCCTGGACCGGCACGTCACCCAGACCTGGCGGATGTCGACGATGCTCGGCAACTACGTCACCCCGGTGCCGGCGCAGCAGCGGGTCGGCAAGCACTGGTACCTCGGCAGCGCCGACGCGATCTTCCAGTCCCTCAACCTGCTGCGCGACGAGAAGCCCGACATCGTGGTCGTGGTCGGCGCCGACCACGTCTACCGCATGGACTTCTCGCAGATGGTCGACCAGCACGTCGAGAGCGGCGCGGCCTGCACCGTCGCTGCGATCCGTCAGCCGATCGGGATGGCCGACCAGTTCGGCGTCATCGACGTCCAGCCCGACGACCCGCGCCGGATCCGGGAGTTCCTGGAGAAGCCGACCGACCCGGTGGGCCTGCCCGACAGCCCCGGCGAGGTGCTGGCCTCGATGGGCAACTACGTCTTCGACGCCGACGCGCTGGTCGAGGCGGTGACCCGCGACGCGACCGAGGCGGGCTCCAAGCACGACATGGGCGGCGACATCGTCCCGGCGTTCGTGCGCCGTGACCAGGCTGGTGTCTACGACTTCAAGGACAACTCCGTGCCGGGCGCCACCGCCCGCGACCGCGGCTACTGGCGCGACGTCGGGACCATCGGGTCCTACTACGCCGCGCACATGGACCTCGTCTCGCCGCTGCCGGTCTTCAACCTCTACAACTTCGACTGGCCGATCTTCACCTCCTACGGCCCGCAGCCGCCGGTGAAGATCACGCCGGGGGAGGACGGCCACGCCTCGCGGACGCTGGAGTCGCTGCTCTCGCCCGGTGTCGTCATCAGCGGCGGCTCGGTGAACCGGTCGGTGCTCTCGCCGGCGGCGTTCATCGGCTCCGGAGCCGAGGTGACCGACGCGGTGCTGCTCAACGACGTGCGGATCGGGGCGGGCGCGATCGTGCGCAACGCGATCCTCGACAAGAACGTCGTGGTGCCGCCGGGTGCGCGGATCGGGGTCGACCCGGAGGAGGACCGGGCCCGCGGCTTCGTGGTCGAGGACGGGCTGACGATCCTGGGCAAGGACCAGACCTACCCGAGCATCGTGCCGGCCTGA